Proteins encoded by one window of Brevibacterium atlanticum:
- a CDS encoding lysophospholipid acyltransferase family protein, whose protein sequence is MSDASLGLRHRIINAAMRTVYFGRVRVLDLSGSQDGQAPPSPTRRPRLIIASHRNGAIDGHQVLAAFPRAQFLVSIQLLRHWFLRLFIAGIPVVRPKDVDRYGLDPASVASPVDAGLAHLRRGGDLGIFPEASSEWGHRPQPYKSGAARIACTLIDEGIDLEVIPVGLFYSTPDRFRSRAEVVHGPAVTLPSRDGRDRREWESAVASAMGSALDAVSVNCPDEATFERIEAEALERARRTPGRGASYAQTFLELQQAADSADGRDGAGTRAGNGRGGPTSANAGPAPRTYPLIRALGFALMWVFAPVLAAAGFAGSRADGRNTVTFFRLLAGFAAVMVWVPALIVAAVFWPAVIGAGVLSGMIGWLLLGMRRIRL, encoded by the coding sequence ATGAGCGACGCCTCACTGGGATTGCGGCACCGGATCATCAACGCGGCCATGCGCACCGTGTACTTCGGTCGCGTGCGCGTGCTCGACCTCAGCGGAAGTCAGGACGGACAGGCACCGCCCTCCCCCACCCGACGTCCCCGCCTCATCATCGCCAGCCACCGCAACGGCGCGATCGACGGCCACCAGGTGCTTGCGGCATTTCCCCGCGCCCAGTTCCTCGTCTCGATCCAACTCCTCCGCCACTGGTTCCTCCGCCTGTTCATCGCCGGCATCCCCGTCGTCCGACCCAAGGACGTCGACCGCTACGGCCTCGATCCGGCCTCGGTGGCCAGCCCCGTCGACGCCGGCCTCGCCCACCTGCGCCGAGGCGGTGACCTCGGCATCTTCCCCGAGGCCAGCAGCGAATGGGGCCATCGTCCCCAGCCGTACAAGTCCGGTGCCGCCCGCATCGCCTGCACCCTCATCGACGAAGGCATCGACCTCGAGGTCATCCCCGTCGGCCTGTTCTACTCGACCCCGGATCGGTTCCGCTCCCGCGCCGAGGTGGTCCACGGACCCGCGGTCACGCTCCCCTCCCGTGACGGCCGGGATCGACGGGAATGGGAGTCGGCGGTCGCCTCGGCGATGGGATCGGCCCTCGACGCAGTTTCGGTCAACTGCCCCGACGAAGCCACCTTCGAACGCATCGAAGCCGAGGCGCTCGAACGCGCACGACGGACTCCCGGCAGAGGAGCGAGCTACGCGCAGACGTTCCTCGAGCTCCAGCAGGCGGCAGACTCGGCTGACGGTCGGGACGGCGCCGGCACCCGGGCTGGCAATGGGAGGGGCGGCCCCACCTCGGCGAACGCCGGGCCAGCACCACGCACCTACCCACTCATCCGCGCCCTCGGGTTCGCGCTCATGTGGGTCTTCGCGCCCGTCCTCGCCGCCGCAGGCTTCGCCGGGTCGCGGGCGGACGGTCGCAATACTGTCACATTCTTTCGCCTCCTCGCGGGCTTCGCAGCGGTTATGGTCTGGGTACCGGCGCTGATCGTCGCGGCCGTCTTCTGGCCCGCGGTCATCGGCGCAGGCGTCCTCAGCGGCATGATCGGCTGGCTGCTGCTGGGGATGCGCCGCATCCGGCTGTGA